Genomic DNA from Chryseobacterium shigense:
GACATATAAAAAGCCCCATGATAAACGCTGCGGCTAATCCGATAATTGCCGAATTTTTACCCAGTTCATCCAAAGCCTGCAGCCTTGCCGCAAATCCATTGAATTTATCTTCAAAAGTGTCTGAAGTTTTTCTTTCTGTTTCAAGATTTGTGTACACTTTGGATATTTCTTTATCCAGATACTCCAATCTGGAAGCGTTTTGTTTCTGAAAATCCTCCAGGTCCTTACGGCGCTGTTCTTTCAATTCCTGCTTACGTTTTGCGTTGGGGCCATACCCCTCTTTTCCGCTGGTAAGCCCGGACTGTTTTCCAAGAATTTCCTTTTCAAGTTCTACAGCTGCTGAGTCATAAGCTTTCTGGTATTGTACGGTTTTTTCGGCAATCTGCTTTTTTTCGATTTCAAATGGTCCGCTTTGTTGCAGGATTCTGCCGCTCATTTCTCCCTGAAGCTGTTTTTTATTTCTCTGGATAATGGTGTTAAGCTGTTTATTAACCTCTTTTTCAAAAATTTTAAGCTCCAGAGGTTTAGAAATAATAATTCCTAAAAATGTTGCCAAAATCAGACGGGGAATAGACATTAAAACCTGGTTCCACCACGTTCCTGTTTTTTTGATAGAGGAAACGATATAACGGTCCAGATTGAAGATCATCAGTCCCCACAGAATTCCAAATCCTACAGAGGTCCAAATGTTATCAAATACCGTATACATGGCATAGCCCGCAGATAAAGTTGCAAATACAGCGGTGAATAATACGATCCCGCCAATACCTGAAAATTTATTCCATTCGCTTGGGGTCTTTCTCAAAATATGAATGTTTCCTCCGGAGCATACCATCAGAAACTTCTGGAACCAGTTTATTTTGTGATTCGATTGATTTATAGTTTGTTGGTTTGTTTTCATAACTGAAAATTTATACAAATGTAGTACTAAAAATCATACCAATGTAAAAGATAGTATTATGTTTTGCCAAGTAATTGTGTGTTTTTATTTAATGAATTGATTTTCATTGGATTATTTTTGTTTTTGGAAAATGCTTGGGTTTAGCAGAAATTATAAGATGTACTTAAAAAATAAGTGAAAAATACAATCATTTCACCCTATCCGGATTCTGCTTCAAAAAACTATCCCATCCGGTATAAGATTTTGTATCTGCTATGGTTCCGGAATTAAAATGATGACAAACCGCAACCGCCAGACCATCCGAGGCATCCAGGTATTTGGTAGGGAATTCTTTCAGGTTTAAAAGATTCTGAAGCATTCCTGCTACCTGTTCTTTACTGGCATTTCCGTTCCCGGTGATCGCCATTTTGATCTTTTTTGGTGAATATTCCGTAATAGGAATATTTCTGTAAAGGCTTGCAGCCATTGCGACTCCTTGGGCACGGCCAAG
This window encodes:
- a CDS encoding DUF4407 domain-containing protein, coding for MKTNQQTINQSNHKINWFQKFLMVCSGGNIHILRKTPSEWNKFSGIGGIVLFTAVFATLSAGYAMYTVFDNIWTSVGFGILWGLMIFNLDRYIVSSIKKTGTWWNQVLMSIPRLILATFLGIIISKPLELKIFEKEVNKQLNTIIQRNKKQLQGEMSGRILQQSGPFEIEKKQIAEKTVQYQKAYDSAAVELEKEILGKQSGLTSGKEGYGPNAKRKQELKEQRRKDLEDFQKQNASRLEYLDKEISKVYTNLETERKTSDTFEDKFNGFAARLQALDELGKNSAIIGLAAAFIMGLFICLEISPVLVKLISHVGPYDYLLEKTENDFRLYSKEKIEKGNALTDFRIDDFKDNLKK
- the ruvC gene encoding crossover junction endodeoxyribonuclease RuvC, translating into MISEKIILGIDPGTTIMGFGIISVKKSKMEMVSIHELILKKYPNHETKLKYIFDKTLALIDEYHPDEVALEAPFYGKNVQSMLKLGRAQGVAMAASLYRNIPITEYSPKKIKMAITGNGNASKEQVAGMLQNLLNLKEFPTKYLDASDGLAVAVCHHFNSGTIADTKSYTGWDSFLKQNPDRVK